gtgaaaaagaagagagatcGCATCTCAAGTTCataatgacatcactgtgaaaTTTTGTTGACTTGCATCATTTGATGGTCCTCAAAAATGTTGTCTCCTCTTATACAACCAGTTAATCAGAAGTTTAGTTAACCAGCATGTTAAAAATTTGTTTTACCACATTTTACCACGTCCTGAAAGGATTAGGGTATTTATTGGCTCCCAATCCCATTCTGTTATCAGGTTCTTCTTCACCCGGGTCACATTTTCTGGGACGGTTCCAGGACCGAGTTGCTTGGATCACGGTTCTGGAGAGAGGCTATGGCTACTGCACAGTTAATATCAAGGTAAATTATAAAATATCACGACTGCATAGCTTACAGCAGAACGATTTAATATCACTCTGGCTAAGACATGACAGccatataaaatataatatctTTATGTCATTTGTCATGTTATTCTCACCCTTCTAACTGCCCTGTAACAACATCGTAACACTGAGTGTATTTAAGCTTATTATACTGCCATTTGTTTATCGGGGTTAATCTTCAGAACTGAGCTAAAAgggatgaaaatgaataaaacacaaggATATGTCTTTTCTCAGGGTCTGGAACTGCAGGAGACCTCGTGTCACACTGTGGAGGCTCGGAGAGTGGATGAGGTCTTCGAGGCAGCGTTTGATCGTTTGGAGAGCCCTGGGACTTTTTTCCACGGTCTCAACCCTCACTGGGGAAATGCCCTGACTCCCTGCACGGCCCTTCCCGTGCGCGTTTACTCCGACGCCCGCAACGTCCTGACAGGCGTAATCGACTCGCCCGACCACCTACGGCAGCTCAGGCTAGACTTCCTGAAATGTCTGCTCTGGCTTCTCCTGCGCCACTGCGCCCAGGAAACGGCCTTCGGCAACCATAAAGGGACGGACAGGAAATCACAGAGCTCCCAGCACGCTCTGCATGTGGAGCCGGGCTCGGGCGAAGTGAAGGTTGCCGTCCCTCCTGCACCTTCGGACGACTCGTCGTCTCCGGTGCGCCTGAGGAGGGACAGCTCCAGTCTGACGTCATTTGGCGACTGGTCAGACGAGGATGACTTGTTCGGGCCGGTTCCGGTGCGGCGGCCAGTTAGGGTGATCAGGACTGGGGGGGGAGAGGACGGACGGACAACGTTGGAATGTGGCATCTCTTTGCCGGGTTCAGTGGAGATCCACAGCCTTTATGAGAACATGGCATTGTCTAGCCTCCCTCCCCTCAGACCCCTGGGGCTGGGACTCGGTCTGCCTGCCGTGGACAAAGGCAAGGAGAACCTCACAGCCCCCACCGGAGTCACACCAGCTCAGCTCAACTTCAGGTGTCCTTATTCGGAGCGTCTTTCTCTTGCACCAGCGTGGCGAACAGCCCCCTTACCCCCATCTAGGCTCCAGCCTCTAAGGCCTTTCTTTCCAGAAGACTGGCTTCGGTTCTGTCTGTCCCAGTTGGTGCTGGATGGATTTGGGGATGGGGATTTAGAGCACATGTCCCAAGCACTGCTGGAGGACCAGGTTCTGCTGGAGCTCTATGCCCAGGTGGTGCTGTCATGCCTTGTTGCACTTGGGGCGGAGGTTCCACTGCCCAGCCCCAGTTACGTGTTCAGAGTGTACTGCGGGGACGCTCCATGGACAGAGGGGCTGGAGTGGCTCAAAGGAAATAAAGAGCTGTATCAGCTTGCACTCAGGGCTTTCAGGTAGGGCTGACTCATACTGAACCTTTGGTACCcgagagagcagagagatatTTGGATAGCCGGGCTGTTCCTGGGCTGTTCCAAATTATAAAATCGCAAACAAAATCTAGTTCTTTCCGAAGTCGAAAGttaaaaaattgtattttttcacAGCCAGATCTGCAAGGAAATACAAGTCTCAGAGAAGTACGGGTATTGTAATTTAAagtaataaatattatatttgttGCATCATGCATAAAAATCATAGGAGCCATAGGGTCAGGATTAGTTTTAGAGGCTaggttttgatgtttttgttatgtGAAGTGCATGGCACCGTAGCACCTGTAATTGTGATAATCATGTCTAATGACAGTAGTGTCCCTGAGCATGCTGGGTACTGTAGTTTAACTGAGCTGTATGTCGCACAGGTACAGTGTAAAGTTGCTGATAGACCAGGCCAGCCTGGGTCCAGTGGAGAGTCTGGAGGAGCTGCACAGCACCCTGCGGGATTACCACAGTGACTGGTTCATTGGCCTCACCACAGACCATGGCTGGCATGAAAACGTGTTGCAGGAGAAaccctttctcttctcccttggCCACGATCTCACTATGGTAACAGCACTCATAGTGAAAATGTGACCATAGATACCTAATATGAGATGCGACAATGTAGTTGTGGTTACGCTATatgaactttttttccccctaaaataTTATCAGGGAACGTGAGGGACCGAGAAAGTGATTGACACTTCCACATTCTACCCTAAACTGTAGTATGACCTGTCATTCTTGCATcatttatgttttctgtgtgtcccCTTGAGTTTGTAATTgacattgacttttttttttttttttacctttacttactgctcctctcctttctctgttgAAGGGTACGTACACAGGACGCGTGCTCTCCCTGCAGGAACACTTGGTTCAGCTGGGCCACTTGAATGAAGAGGGTGTTCGTGGCCAGTGGGCCAATTTGTCGTGGGAGCTCCTCTACGCTACCAATGACGACGAGGAGCGCTACAGCATCCAGGCCCACCCAGTCATGCTCCGCAACCTAACTGTTCAGGCCGCAGACCCGCCGCTTGGTTATCCCATTTACTCATCTGCTCCCATTCATCTGTCATGCTTATGACACCAGCTACCGCACCCCCAGCCCTCTGCATTCAACATATCCAAAAAACACACTTATTATCTATTACACACGACATCACTTCATCACATAACCCCCTGAACCACACTTATTTTTCTAGCCCCCTTCTGTTACATTGAGGCTCTCGATAACCTTTCAGTTTGTGCTGTTTCTGCCTCATTCTTGACCGTAAAGATCCTACCCATCTTGCTGGTGTTGCCTTAAGAGTTTTTGTTCCTCTTCTTGCAAGTACTATCCTGGCAGGTTAAGACACTTAATGTCCAActgctttgtttatttgcacGGGAACTGGCCCTTAGTTTATATCTAAATGAAAAATTCAGATGGAACTCGGAGCTCTGTAGTTGGAATAATTCTCGGGGTAATCTTGGAACAGTACAAGAATTTCTGTAATGCTGGAAACACCTGTTACAGAATGGATATGAGGGCACACTTTATGCTGAACATATGAGATTTCAACAATCACAGTACTGCTCAAGTATCCAATTATAATTTCATCACAGATCCATCAAGTAAGATTTAGTTGCCCTAATTATACCCCGCTTGAGTGAAACAATTCGCATGAACTGTCCGGTCATGATACGCAAGCAACCCAACTACACATGCTACAGACCGGATattgtctgtttcatttcaaacttcAGAGTGTTTTTCTGAAGCCCCTGTGGAATAATACTTCATCTGtggaattttgttgttgtttcttaaGGAAAGAAACTGATGCCCCTATCAAAGTTTCGTATAGTCTTTTCCCCCCAGAATTTGGGCCTGTGATATATGATGTGAATTGGAATATAACATGAGGACATTTTGTGGAATAGCCATTTATGTTATTCGATCAAATGCCAAACACGCATACTAATGTACAAActcaaaatgacatatttttaaacgttcttttttaagttttgacttataatttgtgttttctcatgtaACTCTTTGCTGTAATGTAAAATTAGAATAGATCCCTTATAGATGTGTTCTAAtataacacagttttctgtAATGCTTCATTTGATACTGCTACAACTACATATAGTTGGCAAACAGTTCATATTGGCCTCATGTAGTATTTATAAAGCACATTCATGAACTCAACTGGCATGTTACTTGTGCTTTATGAATGCTTTCATAGATGCCCTTAAAACAATGTGCAGTTTAAATTTTCTGTGgctttcttcattcattttgtgtAAAGATCATTTCTTGGGTTTGTTGAAATAGAAACTTTCCTATGGGAGTTTCTCCTATGTAAATGATCAACAAAAGGATCCTTCACactcaaaatgtttttaagcGTTACAAACTTCAAAGACATTTCCTTTCTACATCTACAACTCAGTGCTTCCGACTTGCtgttctcttatttatttatttacattatatttcacacatttgtcCTCTCAATATCCATAAGGGTGTTATAAAGGGAAAAAATTCAATGTATGTAATCTCAAGGATGTGCCTTTTTGACTTAATAATCAGTTTTGTCACCCGGTGTTTACAGTTGACCTCTTCTGACAAAAGCTTCTCAAGGTTTAAGTCAAAGTCCTCTTGTACATACTGTTCATAACATGGCAGCTTTGAGTTCTCCTTGTATTTACAGGTGTATGTAACTGTACATACAATAATACAGCCTTTTtcaaaatagtgttttttttctcttttgtgtacCTTCTTGCAATTCTGTCAAGGCTGGCAAGGTCTGATTCTGATTGCTCACATATCTTTTGTATTGCATGAAATATTTCACCTTCAGGTGCACAATACTTTGAAAGCCACCAAAGTTGTTTACTGTCATATTGGAACATGTGCTTAACGCCGTTTTTACAGCTTTCCAGGTTTGAATATcaaaaagaaccaaacaaacagaatcacTGACTTTTTAGCgataaaaacaatttaaaaaaatacttttcCAAAATGATTTTACAGTGCAGAGCTGAGTGGCTGGATAAAATTTCACTAGTTTgggaaaagcagagaaaagcatAGAACAAAGACGACTGTCATGAAGTCTTGGTCTTCGGCTTGGAAAAGTAGGCAGAATCTGCATCCTACAAAAGAGAAAGCAATATatttatacagaaaaaaagaggagggatcTAAGTTCCTTGTTTTAACGACAGCAAATGTATCTTGGTCTTCACAAGATAAATGCAGAATCCATCTCAGTGGATCCGGAGATAACTGCAGATCTGCTTTGTCCTGTGTAGCTCGGTgccagaacaaaagaaaaaaaatgatcatacCCTTTGCCATTAGCATTTTTACACATGTTATCTCACAGATGCTGTGAGAATGTGGCATTTTAGGTTTCGGTCACCTGTGACTGCTGTCTGTCTTGCTAGTCGATGCATGATCTTTTGACCTTCCCCTGCGGTTCTCAGCTGTCATTATGTACTAGGGTCTAACAGTTCAGACACAGTGGTCAGTcgctcggtgtgtgtgtgtgtgctgaggcaGTCATGCTTACTTTTGTGCTCAAAATGGCCCTTGTACCCCCTCCTCCATCTTATCCCCTCTTGCCATGCCTTGAACAAATGGGCCAAGGTCAGACATAGTTGAAGGCCCCAGCTGCCAAGGGAATGGCTCTTAAATAGCATCTGACACACTATTCTCGCCCTGCCCAAGTTTTTCTAAAGGTCTCTCCTCCCTTTCCAAACCTAAAGGCACGGGTTTTTCTAGAGCAACTACAAGGCCAAGTATTCCGACGGTCAGTTTTTGATTATTTTAGGTTAACAGGCCACTGGGCTTGAGGGGTGAGTGATGGGAATGTATGAAGTGTTTATGGTGCTGGTTTACAACAGTTCTACCCAGTGTCGCCATAACAGGTATCTGATATAATCTCTTATAACATCTTAGAACAAAGTATCAACAATTTAGAGCACAAACAAATagcaaataaagaaaagaaccaCAAACCGATCTTCATAACCAAGCAGAGCAATTTCTAACACCAAAAAATCTCAAAACCCCGTTCAGCACATAAAAACTTAAGTGAGGTATGAGTCCTTACCAGTCCTGCCTTGAAGTTCTGCACTCTCTTCCTGCCCAATACATTGGTCGCATACCAAGCCAAAGTCGGCATGTACTGCCACAAATAGTAGAACAGCAGAAAAGGCTGCTGGGCGATCCACATCTCTTTCACATGATTGGCCAAACCAACGAGGATAAGACGCACACAGCGGGCAGTGGGCATCTTGTGCTCCTGGTCTCCTGCATTAGACACAGCCTGGGAAAgcacaaaaaacagacagaagggaAAGAACGGATAGAGACGTTGGAGAAAAACCGGGAACGGGAAACAGTTGGCGATTCATCAAGCAAAGCACCGCAGAAACAGCAAGATGTTCAAGAGCACTGCACACAGAAGGGCACGGGACAAAGTTGCATACCATTGGAATTAGATCAtctgcttttttccccacattaGTAGTGCACCCAGTAAGAACTATAGGACTTCTGCATGACTTGCATAGCATTCTCGCTATATCAGATTGTGGACTAAGTAAGGCCAAAGTCATTATGGTTGTGGGTAGTGAAGTAGAAATTATGATATGGTCAAACCTTGTGAAGCTCCTCTGTGAAGGCATTGTGGACGATCTGAGACTGCACAGGTCCTGGACACACTGTACTGATGGTGATACCTGGATAGTCGGTCAGCTCAGTCCGCAAAGAGTTAAAGAAGCCCTGAAAGGTGAACATACAGATTCGTCACAGAACTAGCTGAAGAACGGCAATACTGTGATATGAAAATGTCTAATACATATACAGAGGATACAGCTTATGTCTTTTCTCCTGTATGAAGAGCTCTTTTATAAAgctaacagagagaaaaatctagAGTGAACAAGTCAATGCGCTGTCTATCCGAACGAAACAGGTAGTTTTTAATACCAATCTTCAGTGTTTACTTCTAGCCAGTGGAAATGAAATGATCCTTAGAGCAGATTCTTTCTTGGTTTCAAGTCACCTTCCAGATTTAACGAGGGGATAGCTATGATAAGCCTAGTGGTATGCGGTCTTCAGCTTTGCTGCtctgtcattcactcattcactttacCTGCAGCGCGTGTTTGCTGGCAGAATATCCTGTTGCTAGGGGCGCCCCTGCCAGCCCAACGACGCTGCTGACAGTTGCCACGATACCTGTTCCGCGGCTGGTCATGTGAGGCAGCACTTGCTTGGTGATTGACACCGTACCCAGGAAGTTGAGGTCCATGATGGCCTGATATACCTCCATACTGGTGTCCAAACACAGTGAGCGCTGGGTGCGACCACCGTTATTAATCAGGACATCAATCTAAGAATGCATAGAGCATGCCAAGAGTTgacaaaagagagcaaaaataaTTGTTCATGGTTTGGTGAAATAATACTAAGACCAGACCAAGTGCATATGTTGAGACTATCAGAGATGAAgggtttgttgtgtgttgttccGACTTGATAAACTTcccactacaaaaaaaaatgaaaaacagacaaacaaacaaacaaacaaacaaaaaaaacccaaaagaaaaataaggcAGTTGGTGCCAAGAGTATAACAGCATAGATTTTTGAGAACACATCATACAGGAAAAGAGCAGATCTACAAGTTCCCCAGAGGGCAGCAAAGAATCTAAAGGAAAATTTCCCAagattaatttaatattttttttttcatcaaaaaacagAGATGTACAAATGGATTTGGTCTGTGACTTGTGCCCTCCTATGCCCTGAATTTTAATTCAGCACCCTTCGCAGTTGAGTGTGACGTTTGAAAACGCAAGGCCAAAGCGTCAAGGCAGGAACAGGGAGAACATTGTATTGTTAAACCTTGAGTCCTATCTCTCACAACTAACTCAACCTTGATCCAATGCTTAATCAATTGGAAACTGTTGTACACTTTATACTGAACCTCCTGACATCCCAGAGATGAAAAAAGGGAATGAAGTTATAATCCTTCATAAATGATTAAGTAGTGTGAGCCTTACGTTGCCAAAGTGCTGAAGCGCAGTGGCAGTTTTTGCTTCGTGGGATGCCCGATCCAGTAAATCGAGTGGAAGAACAAGAATATCCTTTTCTTGTAGAGTGGAGTGctctgatgataaaaaaaagactttgtaaAAACGGAGATGCTCTAAAGTACCACTGGGGGACGTGGAGTGACATGGATTCGCATTGTGTTCCAGAtgaaacactctgtgtgtgtgtgtgtgagtgtgtgtgttagcttaATCTCAGATGTATGTGGACACATGAGTAATGGGAGAGCAGGTATTTAGACAGAGGAGCTTTGAACTGGCCATTATACAACTGACTTTAAATATAGCCTTTCGTTTCGACATGAGACAAATATACATGAATCATTTCACGATTTTGGCCATGGTTTCCTTATGGCTGCACATTTCAAGGACACCTGTGGTAGGTGATAATGattaaatgtatgaaatataaagaTGTGCCTTATTTACCAAAAAATCTAtctaaaataatttattttacaagTGAGCCTGCACAGTGCTCATGTCCCTCTAGTTTCTGTATGTGAATTACACAGTAAACATCGTTCTTACGGTTTCAACAGATTATGATGAAAAAATGTCGAGACAAAACAGTGCCTATCAGACATGTCCTCACCTAAACAGGTGCGCTTCACCCTCTCCAGTTCATTCTGCCTCCGAGCAGACAGAATTAGTCGAGCACCGAGCGCAGCTAACTGATAAGCCAGCTCTTCACCTATGCCACTGGAGGCCCCTGTGATCCACACCACTTGCCCTCGCAGTTTGTCCTCTGTCGAACACAGATGTACAGATTGGATCTATGAAGCCTTGAGTCTCTATGATACAGTATGacactaaataaaacaaattaacagtCCAAACACTACGACTGTTTCAGCTCTCAGTGATGTACCCCAGCCTTGACAAAGGCTTTTTCACCTTTTGATAATACTGACTGAGATCACAGAGACCATATGAGTGATAATCTGTAAGACATATGTATAGTTATGAGGACAGCTATAACCAAAGCtggtattttaaatacattacaGCCCATCTAAAGTGCTACAGAGGCCTTTGTTAGTGAGTTATAAGGGAGGGTGGTTGTGAAAAATGAGGATGATCTTAACGAGTTTACGCAAATTCTGCAAATGTATGTTGCAACAACAGTGTGAAGAAATCATAGCAAAGGCTTGCCAAACCTATAGGACAGAGCCGTTTCACCTTTTGATCAAACCAACCAAAAATCATGGTTAATACGCGATAAAGTCACAAAGGCTATAAATATTTTCCAAAACAGGTGCTATAACTTTGAGGTATCTAGGTTAAAAAAAGACGCATCCTAAACCCTGGCACATTACCTGGTTTGTTCCCTAACTTAGCTGCCCAAAGCAAGGTGAAGTCGGCATCCGCGAAGATAAAGCGTAACAATTGTACTATCAAGTATACCGCACTTCCTACGAGAATTAGAGATGAAATATCCATCGATAATACTGCAAATGATAAATACATTAAAGCAAAGTGAAAGAACGATTTGCTTGAAAAAGCTCGGTGACAACTCCTATTTCACTATGTCGAACAAGGTTCAATTCTGTACGAGTCAGACTGCATTGCAAATGAAGCTCACGTTATCCATCGCATTACGTTCTGAACTACAAAGTTCCGAACATAACCCGGAACCTCCAATCAGAGAAGGGCAAAACTTCCGGGAAAAGAGAATGTAGACATAAATCCCAGGGAATAAATACTCTCGGAATAAAATTATGAATTaagtgttttgaaaataaaggGTTGAAAATGTCAATCTAAAACCTTTCAAGGGAGTGTTTTCAAGACATGTAAGCATTAGCCAGATTTTTCTCTACATCATTTATTCACAGCTGCTTATAAATATTATTCAGTGTTATTTACAATATTGCTATAATACCGCGTGGATCTTTTTGACTGACAATACGACGCAATACAAAATCAGATACATATCGTTCCACAACCATTGTTCAAACTCAGTGTGCATCTCACACATGCAATCACTTCCATTTCAATGCTGTTATTATTGCACTTTATTGTAAACATGTATATTACGGGGTAACAAGCACCGTATTATTTGTTGCTGATGTAAGTGACACTATTTCTTTTTGTCAACACTGCACTCCTACAGGGgtgatgtcattgtttaaaGTGCGCAACTTGCTGAATATACATCCGGGTCCTGACGCTGCCGTTGTTTGGTGCTAGATCTGTTGCGGGAGGCTGATGTTTAACGATTAGGTTAGAATTTCTGGCCAAACATTCCGGTCCTCAGCAGCATTAGAAAAAACGTAACACACACTAGACTTATATTTACGTCGCCGAACAAGTTGAAATAATGCATCCCTGGCTTACAGAGAACGGGGAGGTCCGCTCTTTCACAAACTGAATGCACAGAAAGGCAATTTCAACTCACTCAAGCCAACTAAAACAAGCAAGCCCGACACTCTAAGACCTCCTCTGTGCACTTAACTGATTTTTCCTGCTGTCTACACTTGCGTTTCTTTAACTGCTCTCTTTTGGATTTGGTAAGTTTTTGGTCTCTCTGCAAAATGTTCTTCCTTCTCCGAAGAGATTTTGCTAGCATGTAGCTACAAGGCGAGTTGTAGTGATAAAATTTGGTGTGAGCTGTTCGGAGAGACTAGCGACAGGAGACTAAGCTAACAGCTAATCAGGCCGGTGGAAAGCTAGCCTGGGCCTGCAGTGGACGTGAGGTTCAACGGCCAAGGCCTAATGCAGACTGGCGTTAGCTATTTGTTTACCCAGGGATATATAGATAGTTCGTTTGATGAGATCCTCTCCGATACATTTTTACAGGTTTATCGTTACGTGTATGTATATTTAGATGTGTTATGCTGATTAATTTAGCACGTCGGCCTAACTTGTAACGTTGATTATGTAAACTTTAGCAATTAGCTAGCGCTAGCTAAGTTAGCTTCAAGCTGTCAAGAAGACAATGCTGAAGTTAGCCTGGAGCCAACAAGCTAGCAAGCTACAACATTACGTAATGGTTTCAAACCAGTAGACTACTGAATAACCCGTTTATTTTAAGTTCTTGCGGAATATTCAGTGAGGATTAACATGTGTCAAGCACCCAGTTTGCTATGATGATGGTGAAAATAACAGATTATTCGCTGGAAACAATCTAACCAATGTGTTTTATGGAACCGTTTCTGCCATTACTGTGAGGGGCTGATATTTTAACGTCTGTAAGCATAGTCGTAGGTATTGTTAGCTTATAGAATTTAAAAGATTTGACCAGCAGCATGTAGTATAAGAAAGCAGTTAGCGAGGTATATGGATGGTGAGCTAAACGTGCATCCATCTCCAACTATATTTAGTGCAGAGGAGTGTAACGTGTAAACCAGAGTGTTGCTGAGATAATCTGACTACCATACAAGGATGGCGACGGActccactgtgtgtctgtgtgtttgtttgtgtgagtgtgtgcggtGGGGGGAatttatatatatctatatatatgtatatgtatataaacacacacacacacataaacacaagaaaaataGCTTAGAAGAGTTTGTTTTCTGGAATATACATGTTCTAGAAACTTTACTCCATGCTTAATACCATGCTTTGGATAATTTTATGCAGTGGTCCTTCCTTCTGACAACAGCATCTTTTcgaaaacaacaataacacaactGATTCACCAAACTTACTGATCATTTAACCAGTGATAAAAATACTCTGTAAGCCCACGGTAATTATTAAGGCTGAAGAGTCTTTTATTTTCAGGAATGATTGCAGTAATTTTACAGCAATGCATCTTGCTCATTGAACAACCAAGTGATGTACGCAAAGCTCCTCTTAATCCTGCTAATTATCCTTAAAAGTCTCTGTATTGTCAGAgttgaaacagactgaaaatgtaATCAGTTGACTTTTGTTTGTAACCCTATCCCATGTTAGACGACTGCAAATATGGGAGCGTTCCTGGACAAGCCAAAGATGGAGAAGCACAATGCCCATGGTGAGGGCAACGGCCTTCGCTATGGGCTGAGCAGCATGCAGGGCTGGCGTGTGGAGATGGAGGACGCACATACAGCTGTCATCGGCCTGCCACATGGCCTCAACCTTTGGTCCTTCTTTGCTGTCTACGATGGGCATGCTGGCTCACAGGTAGCCCGTTACTGTTGCGAGCACCTCCTGGAGCACATCACAAGCAACCCTGACTTCCAAGGGGCTGCCGCAGCTCCGCCAACAGGCGAGGAGCCCAGCGTGGAATGCGTCAAGACGGGGATCCGCACGGGCTTCTTGCAGATCGACGAACACATGCGGCAGATCTCGGAGAAGAAACACGGCGGCGCCGACCGCAGCGGTTCCACGGCCGTGGGCGTGCTGATCTCGCCGCACCATGTCTACTTCATCAACTGCGGGGACTCGCGTGGGCTACTGAGCCGCGGAGGTCAGGTGCACTTCTTCACACAGGACCATAAGCCCAGCAACCCACTAGAGAAGGAGCGAATCCAGAATGCGGGAGGCTCTGTGATGATCCAGCGTGTTAACGGTTCACTGGCCGTCTCTCGCGCCCTGGGCGACTTTGACTACAAGTGTGTTCATGGCAAGGGCCCGACAGAGCAGCTGGTGTCGCCTGAACCGGAGGTGTACGCTATTGAGCGCTCGGAAGCAGAGGATGAGTTCATTGTGCTGGCTTGTGATGGTATCTGGGATGTCATGGCCAACGAGGAGCTCTGTGACTTTGTGCGCTCTCGACTGGAGGTCACTGACGACCTGGAGCGGGTTTGCAATGAGATTGTTGACACCTGTCTGTACAAGGTTTGGACAATGCACATATGAACACACCTACCCCACTTCCTCATTGCAATGTGCATGGGTGTAGAATGTGAGGTCATACatcatacatgtgtgtgtgagttgaatATGAATGGGTTATACTGCACTTGGCCTCTGAtgccattgtttgtttgttttttttcagttgtctgtGTCATGCCATACATTAATATAGAACCTGTGAGGTGAACATCTGACCCTTTTTATCAATGGGATAAATTTGATTAAATGGACTGAAGGAAGacagaaatgtttctctctctctctctctctctctctcttcatctgattTGACAGGGAAGCAGAGATAATATGAGTGTAGTGCTAGTTTGTTTCGTTGGAGCTCCGAAAGTTTCGCCAGAAGCTGTGAAGAGGGAGGCAGAACTTGACAAATACCTTGAGAGCCGAGTAGAAGGTAGGATGATAATTCTGTAAAAGACCCTTCGGAGGACTGAGAATCTGATATATAGTCTCATTTTCTGGTATACAATGATGTGAGTGTTAAATATTATTGGAAGGAATcaaataattttgttgttgttttcagttaatGTTTGTCCTCAGTTATCTGTGTTTAGTTTTGGGTTTAGGCTTTGATCAGAATAttctaaaccccccccccccccccccccccctcaaaaccTACAGTTC
This sequence is a window from Chanos chanos chromosome 4, fChaCha1.1, whole genome shotgun sequence. Protein-coding genes within it:
- the dhrs7 gene encoding dehydrogenase/reductase SDR family member 7 isoform X1 encodes the protein MYLSFAVLSMDISSLILVGSAVYLIVQLLRFIFADADFTLLWAAKLGNKPEDKLRGQVVWITGASSGIGEELAYQLAALGARLILSARRQNELERVKRTCLEHSTLQEKDILVLPLDLLDRASHEAKTATALQHFGNIDVLINNGGRTQRSLCLDTSMEVYQAIMDLNFLGTVSITKQVLPHMTSRGTGIVATVSSVVGLAGAPLATGYSASKHALQGFFNSLRTELTDYPGITISTVCPGPVQSQIVHNAFTEELHKAVSNAGDQEHKMPTARCVRLILVGLANHVKEMWIAQQPFLLFYYLWQYMPTLAWYATNVLGRKRVQNFKAGLDADSAYFSKPKTKTS
- the dhrs7 gene encoding dehydrogenase/reductase SDR family member 7 isoform X2; protein product: MYLSFAVLSMDISSLILVGSAVYLIVQLLRFIFADADFTLLWAAKLGNKPEDKLRGQVVWITGASSGIGEELAYQLAALGARLILSARRQNELERVKRTCLEHSTLQEKDILVLPLDLLDRASHEAKTATALQHFGNGFFNSLRTELTDYPGITISTVCPGPVQSQIVHNAFTEELHKAVSNAGDQEHKMPTARCVRLILVGLANHVKEMWIAQQPFLLFYYLWQYMPTLAWYATNVLGRKRVQNFKAGLDADSAYFSKPKTKTS
- the ppm1aa gene encoding protein phosphatase 1A isoform X1; the encoded protein is MGAFLDKPKMEKHNAHGEGNGLRYGLSSMQGWRVEMEDAHTAVIGLPHGLNLWSFFAVYDGHAGSQVARYCCEHLLEHITSNPDFQGAAAAPPTGEEPSVECVKTGIRTGFLQIDEHMRQISEKKHGGADRSGSTAVGVLISPHHVYFINCGDSRGLLSRGGQVHFFTQDHKPSNPLEKERIQNAGGSVMIQRVNGSLAVSRALGDFDYKCVHGKGPTEQLVSPEPEVYAIERSEAEDEFIVLACDGIWDVMANEELCDFVRSRLEVTDDLERVCNEIVDTCLYKGSRDNMSVVLVCFVGAPKVSPEAVKREAELDKYLESRVEEIIKKQGDEGVPDLVHVMRTLASESIPNLPPGGELASKRSVIEAVYNKLNPYRSEDTDSASTDDMW
- the ppm1aa gene encoding protein phosphatase 1A isoform X2 codes for the protein MGAFLDKPKMEKHNAHGEGNGLRYGLSSMQGWRVEMEDAHTAVIGLPHGLNLWSFFAVYDGHAGSQVARYCCEHLLEHITSNPDFQGAAAAPPTGEEPSVECVKTGIRTGFLQIDEHMRQISEKKHGGADRSGSTAVGVLISPHHVYFINCGDSRGLLSRGGQVHFFTQDHKPSNPLEKERIQNAGGSVMIQRVNGSLAVSRALGDFDYKCVHGKGPTEQLVSPEPEVYAIERSEAEDEFIVLACDGIWDVMANEELCDFVRSRLEVTDDLERVCNEIVDTCLYKGSRDNMSVVLVCFVGAPKVSPEAVKREAELDKYLESRVEEIIKKQGDEGVPDLVHVMRTLASESIPNLPPGGELASKRSVIEAVYNKLNPYRSEDTSSDMNCQ